From one Leifsonia soli genomic stretch:
- a CDS encoding GDSL-type esterase/lipase family protein — protein sequence MSSTAFASYIAIGDSFTEGVGDELPDGRVRGWADFVALGMAAAADGPFRYANLAVRGRKLGPIVAEQVDPAIAQHPDLVSLNGGGNDIMRPRVSIDAVAQTLMDAADRVVASGSHMLLLSGANPSAHLPLGGLIRRRGEELAAAVRAMLPREGITFVDNWADEGLEDIRYWSEDRLHLGPLGHARVASNVLTAFGIPVPVEWGVEEVAAAPPGARTRRTAEYYRRHVLPWIGRRLTGRSSGDGRAAKIAELTVVDPETLRPL from the coding sequence GTGTCCAGCACCGCATTCGCCAGCTACATCGCCATCGGAGACAGCTTCACGGAGGGCGTCGGCGACGAGCTGCCCGACGGCCGCGTCCGGGGCTGGGCGGACTTCGTGGCTCTCGGGATGGCCGCTGCCGCCGACGGGCCGTTCCGGTACGCGAACCTCGCGGTGCGCGGCCGCAAGCTCGGGCCGATCGTCGCCGAGCAGGTCGATCCGGCGATCGCGCAGCATCCCGACCTCGTCAGCCTCAACGGCGGCGGCAACGACATCATGCGACCCCGCGTCTCGATCGACGCCGTCGCGCAGACACTGATGGATGCTGCGGACCGCGTCGTGGCGTCCGGCAGCCACATGCTGCTGCTGAGCGGCGCGAACCCGAGCGCGCACCTGCCCCTCGGCGGTCTCATCCGTCGCCGCGGCGAGGAGCTCGCGGCGGCCGTCCGGGCGATGCTCCCCCGCGAGGGCATCACCTTCGTCGACAACTGGGCCGATGAAGGCCTGGAGGACATCCGCTACTGGTCGGAGGACCGTCTGCACCTCGGCCCGCTCGGGCACGCGCGGGTGGCGAGCAACGTGCTGACGGCGTTCGGCATCCCGGTGCCGGTCGAGTGGGGCGTCGAGGAGGTCGCCGCCGCGCCGCCGGGCGCGCGCACCCGCCGCACCGCCGAGTACTACCGCCGTCACGTGCTGCCGTGGATCGGCCGCCGGCTCACCGGGCGCTCCTCCGGAGACGGCCGCGCCGCGAAGATCGCCGAGCTGACCGTGGTCGACCCGGAGACCCTCCGCCCGCTCTGA
- a CDS encoding phosphoketolase family protein, which yields MTTAAERTLDEHTLDRIDAWWRAANYLSVGQIYLLDNPLLRRPLSRDDIKPRLLGHWGTTPGLNFIYAHLNRVIRERDLNTLFVAGPGHGGPGVVAGAYLDGTYSELYSAIDRSEDGLRRLFRQFSFPGGIPSHAAPQTPGSIHEGGELGYALSHAYGAAFDNPDLLVAAVVGDGEAETGPLATAWHSNKFLNPEQDGVVLPILHLNGYKIANPTVLARIPESELLDLMRGYGYTPYIVSGAFDIEDPRAVHERMAATLDEILDRIAEIKAAAAAGELDGRPAWPMLILRTPKGWTCPAEIDGHPAENNWRSHQVPLANARDTEAHTRLLESWLASYRPEELFDEQGRPIELITGLAPEGERRMSANPVSNGGLLRRDLRLPDFRDYAVDVPAPGETVAEATRVLGEWLRDVMIANPHDFRLFGPDEIASNRLQAVFETTSKQWNAGYLPIDADNHLAPTGRAMEVLSEHQCQGWLEGYLLTGRHGVFTSYEAFIHIVDSMFNQHAKWLKSAGEVSWRRPVASLNYLLSSHVWRQDHNGASHQDPGFIDHVVNKKADVVRVYLPFDANTLLSTYDHCLRSVDYVNVVVAGKQPAPNWLTMEEAIAHCTRGIGIFPWAGTEVEGEEPDVVLGCAGDIPTLETLAAADILRRRLPDLKVRVVNVVDLMRLQSEGEHPHGLNDREYDALFTADKPVIFAYHGYPWLIHRLTYRRNGHANLHVRGYKEEGTTTTPFDMVMLNDLDRYHLVIDVIDRVPGLAAREAELRQEMQDARLRARQYTREHGEDIPEVAEWTWAGGDRTTRFDTTGGDND from the coding sequence ATGACGACGGCCGCGGAGCGCACCCTGGACGAACACACCCTCGACCGCATCGACGCCTGGTGGCGCGCGGCGAACTATCTGTCCGTCGGGCAGATCTACCTGCTCGACAACCCGTTGCTGCGGCGGCCGCTCTCGCGCGACGACATCAAGCCGCGGCTGCTCGGCCACTGGGGGACGACTCCGGGGCTCAACTTCATCTACGCGCACCTGAACCGCGTCATCCGCGAGCGCGACCTGAACACCCTCTTCGTCGCCGGCCCCGGCCACGGCGGGCCGGGCGTCGTCGCCGGCGCCTACCTCGACGGGACGTACAGCGAGCTGTACAGCGCGATCGACCGGAGCGAGGACGGCCTGCGCCGCCTGTTCCGCCAGTTCTCCTTCCCCGGCGGCATCCCGAGCCATGCGGCTCCCCAGACGCCCGGCTCGATTCACGAGGGTGGCGAGCTCGGCTACGCCCTCTCGCACGCGTACGGCGCCGCGTTCGACAACCCGGACCTTCTGGTGGCGGCTGTCGTCGGCGACGGCGAGGCCGAGACCGGACCGCTCGCGACCGCCTGGCACTCCAACAAGTTCCTGAACCCGGAGCAGGACGGCGTCGTCCTGCCGATCCTGCACCTCAACGGATACAAGATCGCCAACCCGACCGTGCTCGCGCGCATCCCCGAGTCCGAGCTGCTCGATCTGATGCGCGGCTACGGATACACGCCCTACATCGTCTCCGGCGCGTTCGACATCGAGGACCCCCGCGCGGTGCATGAGCGGATGGCTGCGACGCTGGACGAGATCCTCGACCGGATCGCGGAGATCAAGGCGGCAGCGGCGGCCGGAGAGCTGGACGGCCGTCCCGCGTGGCCGATGCTCATCCTCCGCACCCCGAAGGGATGGACCTGCCCCGCCGAGATCGACGGGCACCCCGCCGAGAACAACTGGCGCTCGCACCAGGTCCCGCTCGCGAACGCCCGCGACACCGAGGCGCACACGCGGCTGCTGGAGAGCTGGCTCGCGTCGTACCGCCCGGAGGAGCTGTTCGACGAGCAGGGACGCCCGATCGAGCTGATCACCGGCCTCGCCCCCGAGGGCGAACGGCGGATGAGCGCCAACCCGGTGTCGAACGGCGGCCTGCTGCGGCGCGACCTGCGGCTGCCCGACTTCCGCGACTACGCCGTCGACGTGCCCGCGCCCGGCGAGACCGTCGCGGAGGCGACCCGCGTCCTGGGCGAGTGGCTGCGGGATGTGATGATCGCCAACCCGCACGACTTCCGGCTGTTCGGCCCGGACGAGATCGCATCCAACCGGCTCCAGGCCGTGTTCGAGACGACCAGCAAGCAGTGGAACGCCGGCTACCTGCCGATCGACGCGGACAATCACCTCGCGCCGACAGGCCGCGCGATGGAGGTGCTCAGCGAGCACCAGTGCCAGGGCTGGCTGGAGGGTTACCTGCTGACCGGCCGCCACGGCGTGTTCACGTCGTACGAGGCGTTCATCCACATCGTCGACTCGATGTTCAACCAGCACGCCAAGTGGCTGAAGTCGGCCGGCGAGGTCTCCTGGCGCCGACCGGTCGCCTCCCTCAACTACCTGCTCAGCTCGCATGTCTGGCGGCAGGACCACAACGGCGCGTCGCACCAGGACCCGGGCTTCATCGATCACGTGGTCAACAAGAAGGCCGACGTTGTGCGCGTCTACCTGCCGTTCGACGCCAACACGCTGCTGTCGACCTACGACCACTGCCTGCGGTCGGTCGACTATGTGAACGTGGTCGTCGCCGGCAAGCAGCCCGCTCCGAACTGGCTGACCATGGAGGAGGCCATCGCGCACTGCACGCGCGGCATCGGCATCTTCCCGTGGGCCGGGACCGAGGTGGAGGGGGAGGAGCCGGATGTGGTGCTCGGCTGCGCCGGTGACATCCCGACGCTCGAGACCCTCGCCGCGGCCGACATCCTGCGCCGCCGGCTGCCCGACCTGAAGGTGCGCGTGGTGAACGTCGTCGACCTGATGCGGCTGCAGAGCGAGGGGGAGCATCCGCACGGGCTGAACGACCGCGAGTACGACGCGCTGTTCACCGCGGACAAGCCCGTCATCTTCGCGTACCACGGCTACCCGTGGCTCATCCACCGGCTCACCTACCGCCGCAACGGGCACGCCAACCTGCACGTGCGCGGCTACAAGGAGGAGGGCACGACGACGACACCGTTCGACATGGTGATGCTCAACGACCTCGACCGCTACCACCTGGTGATCGACGTGATCGACCGCGTCCCCGGACTGGCCGCCCGCGAGGCCGAGCTGCGTCAGGAGATGCAGGACGCCCGCCTGCGGGCGCGCCAGTACACGCGCGAGCACGGGGAGGACATCCCCGAGGTGGCGGAGTGGACCTGGGCCGGCGGCGACCGCACGACCCGGTTCGACACGACCGGCGGCGACAACGACTGA
- a CDS encoding L,D-transpeptidase family protein yields MSSTAQRAAALGLLVLLAAAVAVAGSVAFGPPRLPAIGSGAMSQRSSPLAGPGGDASPVGPATLATLPAATFDAVIPRLFAYDGTADTITTRYSIETDIALYGRDRRTPVARLLAADFLGAATTVVGAAPEGDWTLILTPARVTLPSQSGGTAPAQSAAWVRTADVHGPKQLADRVLISVGRQSLTILQDGTARQTFPVGVGTPGTPTPTNTTGYLQQRYLDPRQGETVHPIQLTSLHATAADEPYTGGDGGLIGIHYAGVSTGAVSHGCIRVDADAIGAVDELPLGTPVTIVP; encoded by the coding sequence ATGAGCAGCACAGCGCAGCGCGCAGCGGCTCTCGGACTGCTCGTCCTCCTCGCCGCCGCTGTCGCCGTGGCGGGGAGCGTGGCATTCGGGCCGCCACGCCTCCCCGCCATCGGATCCGGCGCGATGTCGCAGCGGAGCTCGCCGCTCGCCGGGCCCGGTGGCGACGCATCCCCCGTCGGCCCGGCGACTCTCGCAACCCTGCCCGCCGCCACCTTCGATGCGGTGATCCCCCGGCTGTTCGCGTACGACGGGACGGCGGACACGATCACCACGCGCTACAGCATCGAGACGGACATCGCCCTGTACGGGCGCGACCGTCGCACGCCGGTCGCCCGGCTGCTGGCGGCCGACTTCCTCGGTGCAGCGACCACGGTCGTCGGCGCCGCTCCGGAGGGCGACTGGACGCTGATCCTCACGCCGGCGCGGGTGACCCTTCCGTCGCAGTCCGGAGGAACGGCGCCGGCGCAGAGCGCCGCCTGGGTCCGGACGGCGGACGTGCACGGCCCGAAGCAGCTCGCCGACCGCGTCCTGATCTCGGTGGGCCGGCAGTCGCTCACCATCCTGCAGGACGGCACGGCGCGACAGACCTTTCCCGTCGGCGTCGGCACCCCGGGCACGCCGACGCCGACGAACACGACCGGATACCTCCAGCAGCGCTACCTCGACCCGCGCCAGGGCGAGACCGTCCACCCGATCCAGCTCACGTCCCTCCACGCCACCGCCGCCGACGAGCCGTACACCGGTGGCGACGGCGGACTGATCGGGATCCACTACGCCGGCGTCAGCACGGGGGCTGTCTCGCACGGCTGCATCCGCGTCGACGCCGACGCCATCGGTGCGGTGGACGAGCTCCCGCTCGGCACCCCCGTGACCATCGTCCCGTGA
- a CDS encoding GNAT family N-acetyltransferase, whose protein sequence is MSDTVVRPVDDAVWGDLETVFSTPGDPSGCWCQWFKVPRAQNDRISVDERRELLHEQVRSGSPGVIAWIDGQPVGWAAVEPYSAYPTLARSPITRRRDDDPADPWAVTCFVVRSEFRRQGIARALLDGAVAHARTQGAEVVEGYPVDPEVRPSLSTAERYHGTVALFRDGGFEVVRRPSATRAIMRRTV, encoded by the coding sequence ATGAGCGACACTGTGGTCCGGCCGGTCGACGATGCCGTCTGGGGCGACCTGGAGACCGTGTTCAGCACCCCGGGCGACCCGTCGGGATGCTGGTGCCAGTGGTTCAAGGTGCCCCGGGCGCAGAACGACCGGATCTCGGTGGACGAGCGCCGCGAGCTGCTGCACGAGCAGGTGCGGTCCGGTTCGCCGGGAGTCATCGCCTGGATCGACGGACAGCCCGTCGGCTGGGCCGCTGTGGAGCCGTACTCGGCCTACCCGACGCTCGCCCGCTCCCCCATCACCCGCAGGCGCGACGACGACCCCGCCGACCCGTGGGCGGTGACGTGCTTCGTGGTCCGGTCCGAGTTCCGCCGGCAGGGCATCGCCCGTGCGCTGCTGGACGGCGCGGTCGCGCATGCCCGCACGCAGGGCGCCGAGGTCGTCGAGGGGTATCCGGTCGACCCGGAGGTCCGGCCCTCGCTGTCCACGGCGGAGCGCTATCACGGCACCGTCGCGCTGTTCCGCGACGGCGGGTTCGAGGTGGTGCGCCGCCCGAGCGCGACGCGCGCCATCATGCGGCGGACGGTCTGA
- a CDS encoding EamA family transporter, with amino-acid sequence MSSTRRDRLVGAGTQVATEVSINYGSALAGLLIPIVGSIVVVAARQVVTAVAVLPFYRPRRAELTWRRLWPALALGVVLAAMNLSFYEAVGRLGLGIAATIEFLGPFALALAGSRRLLDAGCAVAAAAGVLLLTATEGTVDPLGVALALTAAAAWAAYILLTRQVAMRLPGLEGLSVASVVSTVLTVPLALVVIDYSRVDARVLLLLLALGVLSSAVPYSLDTFILRRITPRLYAVITSFGPVVATVFGVIVLGERFTLIQLIGILVVCLAAGITIATQRDHPRSELEQTAESVP; translated from the coding sequence GTGAGCTCCACCCGTCGCGACCGCCTCGTCGGCGCGGGCACCCAGGTGGCGACGGAAGTGAGCATCAACTACGGGTCGGCGCTCGCCGGCCTCCTCATCCCGATCGTCGGATCCATCGTCGTCGTCGCCGCACGACAGGTCGTGACGGCCGTGGCGGTCCTGCCGTTCTACCGGCCGCGCCGCGCGGAGCTGACCTGGCGGCGGCTGTGGCCGGCCCTCGCGCTCGGCGTGGTGCTCGCCGCCATGAACCTGAGCTTCTACGAAGCCGTCGGGCGGCTCGGGCTCGGCATCGCCGCCACCATCGAGTTCCTCGGGCCGTTCGCCCTCGCCCTGGCCGGTTCGCGGCGTCTGCTCGATGCGGGATGCGCGGTGGCCGCCGCGGCGGGCGTCCTGCTCCTGACGGCCACCGAGGGGACGGTCGACCCGCTCGGCGTCGCCCTCGCCCTCACCGCTGCCGCCGCCTGGGCCGCCTACATCCTGCTCACCCGTCAGGTCGCGATGCGCCTCCCGGGGCTCGAGGGCCTGAGCGTGGCGAGCGTCGTCTCGACCGTCCTGACCGTGCCGCTCGCCCTCGTCGTCATCGACTACAGCCGGGTGGATGCGCGGGTGCTGCTCCTGCTGCTCGCCCTCGGCGTCCTGTCGTCGGCCGTCCCCTACAGCCTCGACACCTTCATCCTGCGTCGCATCACGCCACGGCTGTACGCCGTCATCACGAGCTTCGGACCGGTGGTCGCGACCGTGTTCGGCGTGATCGTCCTGGGTGAGCGCTTCACGCTCATCCAGCTGATCGGCATCCTGGTGGTCTGCCTCGCAGCGGGGATCACCATCGCCACGCAGCGCGACCATCCCCGGTCCGAGCTGGAGCAGACCGCCGAGTCCGTTCCCTGA
- a CDS encoding ABC transporter permease: MSSSELSDAGQVPIDHAVPPPSARAAGGIAARRERASGGWALLGSEISVMFRRWRTWAMLGALAAIPLLIAIAVRVTGGSSRGPAFLSEITSNGLFVAFTALVVCVPLFLPLTIGVVAGDTIAGEASHGTLRYLVIAPAGRLRLLAVKYAGCAVFCIAAALVVGLAGTLIGMLLFPIGPVTLLSGVQVSMGDAYLRLLLIALYIVVSLLGLCAIGLFLSTLTDVPVGAMAATAVLAVVSQVLDQLPQLDGLHPWLFSHYWLGFGDFLRDPISWDSFGDNALLQLGYIVVFGALAVGRFTTKDILS; encoded by the coding sequence ATGTCGAGCAGTGAGCTGTCGGACGCCGGGCAGGTCCCGATCGACCACGCGGTCCCTCCGCCGAGCGCCCGCGCGGCCGGGGGCATCGCGGCGCGGAGGGAGCGCGCGAGCGGAGGCTGGGCGCTGCTCGGGTCGGAGATCTCGGTCATGTTCCGGCGCTGGCGCACCTGGGCGATGCTGGGGGCTCTCGCGGCCATCCCGCTGCTGATCGCGATCGCGGTGCGGGTCACCGGCGGCAGTTCGCGCGGTCCCGCCTTCCTCAGCGAGATCACGTCGAACGGGCTGTTCGTCGCCTTCACCGCCCTCGTCGTGTGCGTCCCGCTGTTCCTGCCGCTGACGATCGGGGTGGTGGCGGGCGACACGATCGCCGGTGAGGCGAGCCACGGCACCCTCCGTTACCTCGTGATCGCGCCGGCCGGGCGCCTCCGGCTGCTGGCGGTCAAGTATGCGGGCTGTGCCGTGTTCTGCATCGCGGCCGCCCTGGTCGTGGGGCTGGCGGGAACCCTGATCGGGATGCTGCTCTTCCCGATCGGGCCGGTCACGCTGCTGTCCGGCGTCCAGGTGAGCATGGGCGATGCGTACCTGCGGCTCCTGCTGATCGCCCTCTACATCGTGGTGTCGCTGCTCGGGCTGTGCGCGATCGGGCTGTTCCTCTCGACGCTGACGGACGTGCCGGTGGGCGCGATGGCCGCGACCGCGGTGCTCGCCGTCGTCTCGCAGGTGCTCGACCAGCTGCCGCAGCTGGACGGGCTCCACCCGTGGCTGTTCAGCCACTACTGGCTCGGGTTCGGCGACTTCCTGCGCGACCCGATCTCGTGGGACTCGTTCGGCGACAACGCGTTGCTGCAGCTCGGCTACATCGTCGTCTTCGGTGCGCTGGCCGTCGGCCGCTTCACCACGAAGGACATCCTGAGCTGA
- a CDS encoding ATP-binding cassette domain-containing protein codes for MTDAAIATSGLTKRFRSRAVVDGLDLDVPRGSVFGFLGPNGSGKTTTIRMLLGLVSPSAGSIRVLGEPMPDRGARVLPRVGALVEGPAFAPYLSGAANLMRRDTADRYAPGATRRARVEAALERVGLSHAAGKHVRAYSLGMKQRLGIAGALLTDRDLLVLDEPTNGLDPQGTREVRALVRSLADEGTTVFVSSHLLAEIEQVCTHAAIMRTGRLAAQGSLDELRSASGPRVAIETPDTALASGVLARFGLEPVATGDGVEASLGSPAPAAEDLSAALVGDGVRLRGFAVRSSSLEERFVELTGEGFDVEQ; via the coding sequence GTGACCGACGCGGCGATCGCGACCAGCGGGCTCACCAAGCGCTTCCGGTCGCGGGCGGTCGTCGACGGCCTCGACCTCGACGTGCCGCGCGGCTCGGTGTTCGGGTTCCTCGGCCCGAACGGGTCGGGGAAGACCACGACGATCCGGATGCTGCTGGGCCTCGTGTCGCCGTCCGCCGGCTCGATCCGCGTGCTGGGGGAGCCGATGCCCGACCGCGGCGCGCGCGTGCTGCCGCGCGTCGGCGCCCTGGTCGAGGGGCCGGCGTTCGCTCCGTACCTGTCGGGCGCCGCGAACCTGATGCGGCGCGACACCGCCGACCGGTACGCGCCGGGCGCGACGCGGCGGGCGCGGGTCGAGGCGGCTCTCGAGCGCGTCGGTCTCTCGCACGCGGCCGGCAAGCACGTCCGCGCCTATTCGCTCGGGATGAAGCAGCGGCTCGGCATCGCCGGCGCCCTGCTCACCGACCGCGATCTCCTGGTGCTCGATGAGCCGACGAACGGGCTGGACCCGCAGGGCACCCGCGAAGTCCGCGCCCTGGTGCGGTCGCTCGCCGATGAGGGGACGACCGTGTTCGTGTCCAGCCACCTGCTGGCCGAGATCGAGCAGGTCTGCACCCACGCGGCGATCATGCGCACCGGCCGGCTGGCGGCGCAGGGGTCGCTCGACGAGCTCCGCAGCGCTTCCGGCCCCCGGGTCGCCATCGAGACCCCGGACACCGCCCTGGCATCCGGGGTGCTCGCGCGGTTCGGCCTGGAGCCGGTCGCCACCGGGGACGGCGTGGAGGCCTCGCTCGGCTCGCCGGCGCCTGCGGCGGAGGACCTGTCGGCGGCGCTCGTCGGCGACGGCGTCCGGCTGCGCGGATTCGCGGTGCGCTCGTCCAGCCTGGAGGAGCGTTTCGTGGAGCTCACCGGGGAGGGCTTCGATGTCGAGCAGTGA
- a CDS encoding LolA family protein, with protein MRWAPAVVAPVAIAAAVIVSPLAAGASDLPVKSPADVLRLVAASDTRSFSGTVEQSSDLGLPDLPATTSKGMDDGDAANLLELALSDHTAKVWVDGPTHVRVQVLDKLAERDAIRNGTDLWLYQSNGEKVAHATVPDSRKATPTPDATALTPSQLAQRFLAAVDPSTKVSLGDATTVAGRDAYDLVLTPRTDATLIGSVSIAVDGRTGIPLKVAVTARGAGAPAFEAGFTAFSDQKPDAGVFAFTPPKGASVSEQKLPTGAQAKDAAGAHHKPAVSGEGWATVVSLPAGSAPAGVADDPLFAQLTQPVDGGRALSSSLVSVLITADGRVLAGSVPVSTLQTAAAQATGQ; from the coding sequence ATGCGCTGGGCGCCCGCCGTCGTCGCCCCCGTGGCGATCGCCGCCGCCGTCATCGTCTCGCCCCTCGCCGCGGGAGCGTCCGACCTCCCCGTGAAGTCACCGGCCGATGTGCTGCGACTGGTCGCCGCGAGCGACACCCGCTCGTTCTCCGGCACGGTCGAGCAGAGCTCCGACCTCGGGCTTCCCGACCTCCCCGCGACCACCTCGAAGGGCATGGACGACGGCGACGCCGCGAACCTGCTCGAGCTGGCCCTCTCCGACCACACCGCCAAGGTGTGGGTCGACGGCCCGACGCACGTGCGCGTCCAGGTGCTCGACAAGCTGGCCGAGCGGGATGCGATCCGCAACGGCACGGACCTGTGGCTGTACCAGTCGAACGGCGAGAAGGTCGCGCACGCCACCGTCCCCGACTCCCGAAAGGCGACGCCGACGCCCGACGCCACCGCGCTGACCCCGTCGCAGCTGGCGCAGCGCTTCCTCGCCGCGGTCGATCCGTCCACGAAGGTGTCCCTCGGCGACGCCACCACGGTGGCCGGGCGCGACGCCTACGACCTCGTGCTCACGCCGCGCACCGACGCGACCCTGATCGGCTCCGTCTCCATCGCCGTCGACGGCAGGACCGGCATCCCGCTGAAGGTGGCCGTCACCGCCCGCGGTGCCGGCGCCCCTGCGTTCGAGGCCGGGTTCACCGCGTTCAGCGACCAGAAGCCGGATGCCGGCGTCTTCGCATTCACGCCGCCGAAGGGCGCGAGCGTGTCCGAGCAGAAGCTGCCGACCGGCGCGCAGGCGAAGGACGCCGCGGGTGCGCACCACAAGCCGGCGGTCTCCGGCGAGGGCTGGGCGACCGTCGTCTCCCTGCCCGCGGGATCCGCTCCGGCCGGGGTTGCCGACGATCCGCTCTTCGCGCAGCTGACGCAGCCCGTCGACGGCGGCCGGGCGCTCAGCTCCTCGCTGGTGTCGGTGCTGATCACCGCGGACGGCCGCGTCCTGGCCGGGTCCGTGCCGGTCTCGACCTTGCAGACCGCGGCCGCGCAGGCGACGGGGCAGTGA
- the pyk gene encoding pyruvate kinase, translating into MRRAKIVATLGPATSSYDNIRAIIDAGVDVARMNLSHGSYEVHEGVYANVRKAADDAGKPVAVLVDLQGPKIRLGKFEAGPYELAEGDIFKITTEDIIGTKEISSTTFKGLPNDVKPGDFLLIDDGKVRVRVIEVEGPVVTTEVIVAGPVSNNKGINLPGVAVNVPALSDKDEADLRWGLKLGADLIALSFVRNAKDIERVHEIMAEEGRKVPVVAKIEKPQAVDALEEIIEAFDAIMVARGDLGVELPLEAVPIVQKRAVELARRAAKPVIVATQMLESMISSPVPTRAETSDVANAVLDGADAVMLSGETSVGEYPTVTVQTMARIVTSTEEHGLERILPLGTRPRTQSGAITLAAVEVADFVEAKFLCVFTESGESARRMARLRSRIPILAFTPEESVRRRMSLFWGVQSFVVGRVTHTDQMVAQVDEALKSTGRAVDGDKVIIISGSPPGIPGTTNDIRVHRVGDVL; encoded by the coding sequence ATGAGAAGGGCCAAAATCGTCGCGACCCTCGGGCCGGCGACCTCCAGCTACGACAACATCCGCGCGATCATCGACGCGGGTGTGGACGTGGCCCGCATGAACCTGAGCCACGGCAGCTACGAGGTGCACGAGGGGGTCTACGCCAACGTGCGCAAGGCCGCCGACGACGCCGGGAAGCCGGTCGCCGTCCTCGTCGACCTCCAGGGCCCCAAGATCCGTCTCGGCAAGTTCGAGGCCGGGCCGTACGAGCTCGCCGAGGGCGACATCTTCAAGATCACCACCGAGGACATCATCGGCACCAAGGAGATCTCCTCGACGACGTTCAAGGGCCTCCCCAACGACGTCAAGCCGGGCGACTTCCTCCTCATCGACGACGGCAAGGTGCGCGTGCGCGTCATCGAGGTCGAGGGCCCGGTCGTCACGACCGAGGTCATCGTGGCCGGTCCCGTCTCCAACAACAAGGGCATCAACCTGCCGGGCGTCGCCGTGAACGTCCCGGCACTGTCCGACAAGGACGAGGCCGACCTGCGCTGGGGCCTCAAGCTGGGGGCCGACCTGATCGCCCTCTCGTTCGTGCGGAACGCCAAGGACATCGAGCGCGTGCACGAGATCATGGCGGAGGAGGGCCGCAAGGTCCCCGTCGTCGCCAAGATCGAGAAGCCGCAGGCCGTGGATGCGCTGGAGGAGATCATCGAGGCGTTCGACGCCATCATGGTCGCCCGCGGCGACCTGGGCGTCGAGCTGCCGCTGGAGGCCGTGCCGATCGTGCAGAAGCGCGCCGTCGAGCTGGCCCGCCGCGCGGCCAAGCCGGTCATCGTGGCGACCCAGATGCTGGAGTCGATGATCTCGAGCCCGGTGCCCACCCGCGCCGAGACCTCCGACGTCGCGAACGCCGTCCTCGACGGCGCGGACGCGGTCATGCTCTCGGGCGAGACCAGCGTCGGCGAGTACCCGACGGTCACCGTTCAGACCATGGCGCGCATCGTCACGTCGACCGAGGAGCACGGACTCGAGCGCATCCTGCCGCTCGGCACCCGTCCCCGCACGCAGTCGGGCGCGATCACGCTCGCCGCGGTCGAGGTCGCGGACTTCGTCGAGGCGAAGTTCCTCTGCGTGTTCACGGAGTCGGGCGAGTCGGCTCGCAGAATGGCCCGGCTGCGCAGCCGCATCCCCATCCTGGCCTTCACGCCGGAGGAGTCGGTGCGCCGCCGCATGTCGCTGTTCTGGGGTGTCCAGTCCTTCGTCGTCGGCCGTGTCACCCACACCGACCAGATGGTCGCGCAGGTGGACGAGGCCCTGAAGTCGACCGGCCGCGCCGTGGACGGCGACAAGGTGATCATCATCTCCGGTTCCCCTCCCGGGATCCCCGGAACCACCAACGACATCCGCGTGCACCGGGTCGGCGACGTCCTGTAG